In Rattus rattus isolate New Zealand chromosome 9, Rrattus_CSIRO_v1, whole genome shotgun sequence, a genomic segment contains:
- the LOC116910339 gene encoding probable low-specificity L-threonine aldolase 2: MHKIPERTTIPIVLRAFPVQVCSGSEESSCTGSPLARKRRPRSLRARKARAIAMLRSLARAAVPGLRVPWAQWSRNWAGVPAHVVDLRSDTVTRPGPAMRRAMAEAVVGDDDYGEDPTVHELQEKAAKVLGVERTLFVPTNTMANLISVMGHCRRRGSQVLLGQECHLHVYEQGGVAQIAGVHSHPLPDLPHGTLDLNELERALARGFGSSYHPVCELVCLENTHSSAGGRVLPIDYLRQVRLLAHAHGARVHLDGARLMNAAVALRVPPARLVEHCDSVSFCFSKGLGAPVGALVGGPKDFIEEAWRLRKALGGGMRQAGVLAAAALVGLAEAEEVLLRDHENAQRFARGLQDLASPICSVDPATVETNMVLVRVAGLPPSELCQRLQAVSAEEVAQTGHAVRVLLFPWTEQSVRAVWHRDVSAQDTELALKKWEFVLRQLRP, translated from the exons ATGCATAAAATTCCAGAAAGGACTACAATTCCCATAGTGCTCCGTGCCTTCCCAGTACAGGTCTGCTCCGGGTCAGAAGAGTCCAGCTGCACGGGTTCCCCGCTGGCACGGAAGAGACGTCCACGGAGCCTGCGGGCGAGGAAAGCGAGGGCCATAGCCATGCTACGCAGCCTGGCCCGCGCCGCGGTCCCGGGGCTCAGGGTGCCCTGGGCTCAGTGGTCTAGGAATTGGGCGGGGGTCCCAGCCCACGTGGTGGACCTGCGCAGCGACACAGTGACTCGGCCAGGGCCGGCCATGAGGCGCGCCATGGCCGAAGCGGTTGTAGGAGACGATGATTATGGCGAAGACCCTACGGTTCACG AACTGCAGGAAAAGGCTGCAAAAGTGCTTGGGGTGGAGAGGACTCTGTTTGTGCCCACCAACACCATGGCCAACCTCATCTCTG TGATGGGTCACTGCCGGCGCCGGGGTTCCCAGGTCCTCCTTGGGCAGGAGTGCCACCTCCACGTCTATGAGCAGGGCGGGGTGGCTCAG ATCGCTGGGGtacattcccacccactcccagacCTCCCTCACGGCACCTTGGACCTGAATGAGCTAGAAAGGGCGCTCGCCCGAGGCTTTGGGAGCTCCTACCATCCAGTCTGCGAGCTTGTGTGCCTGGAGAACACGCACAGCAGTGCGGGAGGCCGGGTGCTCCCCATCGACTACCTCCGCCAG GTGCGTCTCCTGGCACATGCCCACGGGGCGAGGGTCCACCTGGATGGCGCTCGGTTGATGAATGCAGCCGTGGCTCTGCGTGTGCCCCCCGCACGCCTCGTAGAGCACTGTGACTCCgtatccttctgtttctctaag gGCCTCGGTGCACCAGTGGGGGCTCTGGTCGGGGGACCCAAGGACTTCATTGAAGAAGCATGGCGCctccgcaaggccctgggtggaGGCATGCGCCAGGCAGGAGTGCTGGCTGCGGCTGCCCTGGTGGGACTGGCTGAGGCAGAGGAGGTGCTGCTGAGGGACCATGAGAATGCCCAGAGATTTGCTAGAG GACTCCAAGACCTGGCGTCACCCATTTGCTCTGTGGATCCTGCCACTGTGGAGACCAACATGGTGCTGGTGCGGGTGGCTGGGCTGCCTCCCTCAGAGCTGTGCCAGCGTCTACAGGCTGTGAGTGCCGAGGAGGTGGCTCAGACCGGCCATGCCGTGCGCGTGCTGCTGTTTCCCTGGACAGAACAGTCTGTGAGGGCCGTGTGGCACCGAGACGTGTCTGCCCAGGATACGGAACTGGCACTGAAGAAGTGGGAGTTTGTGCTGAGACAGCTGAGGCCCTGA